One Manihot esculenta cultivar AM560-2 chromosome 6, M.esculenta_v8, whole genome shotgun sequence DNA segment encodes these proteins:
- the LOC110616546 gene encoding ABC transporter G family member 15 isoform X2 yields the protein MEIEQDISCNGAGSSSCGDVEAAAALTREEGGGSMYLVWEDLTVLLPNFSEGPTRRLLNGLNGYAEPGKIMAIMGPSGSGKSTLLDALAGRLSRNVIMTGNVLVNGKKRRLGYGGVAYVTQENTLLGTLTVRETLTYSAHLRLPSSMTREEIEGIVQGTIMEMGLQDCADRRIGNWHLRGISGGEKKRLSIALEILIRPYLLFLDEPTSGLDSASAFFVVQTLRNIARDGRTVISSIHQPSSEVFALFDNLFLLSSGEVVYFGETKMAVEFFAEAGFPCPSRRNPSDHFLRCINSDFDRVTATLMGSQREIQTSSDSFANLPTAEIKAVLVRKYRLSSHAAKAKSRIREILATKGLEIKRKRESHANWRKQLSILTQRSFTNMWRDLGYYWVRIGIYLVLSICVGTVFSGVGKGYTAILARGACGGFISGFMTFMSIGGFPSFIEELKVFSKERLNGHYGVGLYILSNSLASFPYLTVMSVATASIIFYMVKFRPEFSHLVYACLDLMASIAAVESSMMTIASLVPNFLMGVIIGAGYVGIMMITSGFFRRLPDLPKVFWRYPVSYINYGAWGLQGLYKNDMIGLEFDPLVPGSPKLKGEFVLRTMIGIDVNHSKWWDLAFVVVILIAFRVLFYGILKFKERAMPVFHKLYAKRTIKHLKKRPSFRKSSPFPSKRHQTLHSLSSQEGLNSPIH from the exons ATGGAGATAGAGCAAGATATTAGTTGTAATGGTGCTGGTAGTAGTAGCTGTGGGGATGTGGAGGCTGCTGCAGCTTTAACaagagaagaaggaggaggatctATGTACTTGGTATGGGAAGATTTAACTGTGCTGCTGCCCAACTTCAGTGAAGGACCTACAAGAAGGTTGCTCAATGGGCTTAATGGGTATGCTGAGCCTGGTAAGATCATGGCTATTATGGGTCCTTCTGGTTCTGGGAAATCCACCCTTCTTGATGCTTTAGCag GTAGACTCTCCAGAAATGTTATCATGACTGGAAATGTTCTAGTTAATGGGAAGAAGAGGAGACTTGGCTATGGTGGTGTA gcTTATGTAACACAAGAAAATACATTGCTGGGAACTCTTACTGTTAGAGAAACCTTAACTTATTCGGCTCATTTAAGGCTTCCAAGCAGCATGACCAGAGAAGAGATTGAAGGCATTGTCCAAGGAACGATCATGGAAATGGGTCTCCAAGATTGCGCAGACCGGCGAATCGGAAATTGGCATTTGAGAGGAATAAGTGGTGGGGAAAAGAAAAGGCTAAGCATTGCACTTGAAATCCTGATTAGGCCTTATCTTTTATTTCTTGATGAACCTACCAGTGGACTAGACAGTGCTTCAGCTTTCTTTGTTGTTCAAACTCTTAGAAACATAGCTCGCGATGGAAGAACAGTCATCTCTTCAATTCACCAGCCAAGTAGTGAAGTTTTTGCTCTCTTTGATAACCTTTTCCTGTTATCTAGTGGTGAAGTTGTTTATTTCGGAGAAACAAAGATGGCAGTAGAG TTTTTCGCCGAAGCTGGATTCCCATGTCCGAGTAGAAGAAACCCTTCTGATCATTTTCTGCGTTGTATTAATTCAGATTTTGATCGTGTCACCGCAACTCTGATGGGATCTCAAAGA GAAATCCAAACGTCATCAGATTCTTTTGCAAATTTACCAACAGCAGAGATCAAGGCAGTGCTGGTTAGAAAATACAGACTCTCCAGCCATGCAGCAAAAGCGAAATCTCGGATTAGAGAAATCTTGGCCACA AAAGGGCTTgagattaaaagaaaaagggaaagcCACGCAAACTGGAGGAAGCAACTTTCAATATTGACACAGAGATCATTCACCAACATGTGGAGAGATTTGGGGTATTACTGGGTAAGGATAGGTATCTACTTAGTCTTGTCTATTTGTGTCGGAACTGTCTTTTCCGGCGTCGGAAAGGGCTACACTGCAATCTTGGCTCGCGGAGCTTGTGGAGGATTCATATCAGGATTTATGACATTCATGTCCATTGGAGGTTTCCCTTCATTCATTGAAGAACTTAAG GTGTTTTCTAAAGAAAGGCTCAATGGGCATTATGGGGTTGGATTATATATTCTGTCAAACTCCCTAGCTTCCTTCCCATACTTGACTGTGATGTCAGTGGCTACTGCGAGTATTATTTTTTACATGGTGAAATTTAGACCTGAATTTTCGCATCTTGTGTACGCGTGCCTTGACCTAATGGCGAGCATAGCAGCAGTTGAAAGCTCCATGATGACTATAGCTTCGCTTGTTCCTAACTTCTTAATGGGCGTCATCATTGGAGCAGGATACGTT GGAATCATGATGATAACCTCTGGGTTCTTTCGTCGGCTGCCTGATCTTCCCAAGGTCTTTTGGCGTTACCCAGTTTCTTATATCAATTATGGAGCGTGGGGCTTGCAG GGATTATACAAGAACGACATGATCGGGCTGGAGTTTGATCCTTTAGTACCAGGTAGCCCAAAACTAAAAGGCGAATTTGTTCTTCGAACCATGATCGGCATTGACGTTAATCATTCAAAATGGTGGGACTTGGCATTTGTCGTGGTCATTCTGATAGCTTTCAGAGTTCTGTTCTATGGTATTCTCAAGTTCAAGGAGAGAGCTATGCCAGTGTTTCATAAGCTCTATGCCAagagaactataaaacatctgAAGAAGAGGCCATCTTTCAGGAAAAGTTCACCCTTCCCTTCTAAGAGGCACCAAACTCTACATTCTTTGTCTTCTCAAGAGGGTCTCAACTCTCCCATCCATTAG
- the LOC110616546 gene encoding ABC transporter G family member 15 isoform X1, giving the protein MEIEQDISCNGAGSSSCGDVEAAAALTREEGGGSMYLVWEDLTVLLPNFSEGPTRRLLNGLNGYAEPGKIMAIMGPSGSGKSTLLDALAGRLSRNVIMTGNVLVNGKKRRLGYGGVAYVTQENTLLGTLTVRETLTYSAHLRLPSSMTREEIEGIVQGTIMEMGLQDCADRRIGNWHLRGISGGEKKRLSIALEILIRPYLLFLDEPTSGLDSASAFFVVQTLRNIARDGRTVISSIHQPSSEVFALFDNLFLLSSGEVVYFGETKMAVEFFAEAGFPCPSRRNPSDHFLRCINSDFDRVTATLMGSQREIQTSSDSFANLPTAEIKAVLVRKYRLSSHAAKAKSRIREILATKGLEIKRKRESHANWRKQLSILTQRSFTNMWRDLGYYWVRIGIYLVLSICVGTVFSGVGKGYTAILARGACGGFISGFMTFMSIGGFPSFIEELKVFSKERLNGHYGVGLYILSNSLASFPYLTVMSVATASIIFYMVKFRPEFSHLVYACLDLMASIAAVESSMMTIASLVPNFLMGVIIGAGYVGIMMITSGFFRRLPDLPKVFWRYPVSYINYGAWGLQDIMELQGLYKNDMIGLEFDPLVPGSPKLKGEFVLRTMIGIDVNHSKWWDLAFVVVILIAFRVLFYGILKFKERAMPVFHKLYAKRTIKHLKKRPSFRKSSPFPSKRHQTLHSLSSQEGLNSPIH; this is encoded by the exons ATGGAGATAGAGCAAGATATTAGTTGTAATGGTGCTGGTAGTAGTAGCTGTGGGGATGTGGAGGCTGCTGCAGCTTTAACaagagaagaaggaggaggatctATGTACTTGGTATGGGAAGATTTAACTGTGCTGCTGCCCAACTTCAGTGAAGGACCTACAAGAAGGTTGCTCAATGGGCTTAATGGGTATGCTGAGCCTGGTAAGATCATGGCTATTATGGGTCCTTCTGGTTCTGGGAAATCCACCCTTCTTGATGCTTTAGCag GTAGACTCTCCAGAAATGTTATCATGACTGGAAATGTTCTAGTTAATGGGAAGAAGAGGAGACTTGGCTATGGTGGTGTA gcTTATGTAACACAAGAAAATACATTGCTGGGAACTCTTACTGTTAGAGAAACCTTAACTTATTCGGCTCATTTAAGGCTTCCAAGCAGCATGACCAGAGAAGAGATTGAAGGCATTGTCCAAGGAACGATCATGGAAATGGGTCTCCAAGATTGCGCAGACCGGCGAATCGGAAATTGGCATTTGAGAGGAATAAGTGGTGGGGAAAAGAAAAGGCTAAGCATTGCACTTGAAATCCTGATTAGGCCTTATCTTTTATTTCTTGATGAACCTACCAGTGGACTAGACAGTGCTTCAGCTTTCTTTGTTGTTCAAACTCTTAGAAACATAGCTCGCGATGGAAGAACAGTCATCTCTTCAATTCACCAGCCAAGTAGTGAAGTTTTTGCTCTCTTTGATAACCTTTTCCTGTTATCTAGTGGTGAAGTTGTTTATTTCGGAGAAACAAAGATGGCAGTAGAG TTTTTCGCCGAAGCTGGATTCCCATGTCCGAGTAGAAGAAACCCTTCTGATCATTTTCTGCGTTGTATTAATTCAGATTTTGATCGTGTCACCGCAACTCTGATGGGATCTCAAAGA GAAATCCAAACGTCATCAGATTCTTTTGCAAATTTACCAACAGCAGAGATCAAGGCAGTGCTGGTTAGAAAATACAGACTCTCCAGCCATGCAGCAAAAGCGAAATCTCGGATTAGAGAAATCTTGGCCACA AAAGGGCTTgagattaaaagaaaaagggaaagcCACGCAAACTGGAGGAAGCAACTTTCAATATTGACACAGAGATCATTCACCAACATGTGGAGAGATTTGGGGTATTACTGGGTAAGGATAGGTATCTACTTAGTCTTGTCTATTTGTGTCGGAACTGTCTTTTCCGGCGTCGGAAAGGGCTACACTGCAATCTTGGCTCGCGGAGCTTGTGGAGGATTCATATCAGGATTTATGACATTCATGTCCATTGGAGGTTTCCCTTCATTCATTGAAGAACTTAAG GTGTTTTCTAAAGAAAGGCTCAATGGGCATTATGGGGTTGGATTATATATTCTGTCAAACTCCCTAGCTTCCTTCCCATACTTGACTGTGATGTCAGTGGCTACTGCGAGTATTATTTTTTACATGGTGAAATTTAGACCTGAATTTTCGCATCTTGTGTACGCGTGCCTTGACCTAATGGCGAGCATAGCAGCAGTTGAAAGCTCCATGATGACTATAGCTTCGCTTGTTCCTAACTTCTTAATGGGCGTCATCATTGGAGCAGGATACGTT GGAATCATGATGATAACCTCTGGGTTCTTTCGTCGGCTGCCTGATCTTCCCAAGGTCTTTTGGCGTTACCCAGTTTCTTATATCAATTATGGAGCGTGGGGCTTGCAG GATATAATGGAACTGCAGGGATTATACAAGAACGACATGATCGGGCTGGAGTTTGATCCTTTAGTACCAGGTAGCCCAAAACTAAAAGGCGAATTTGTTCTTCGAACCATGATCGGCATTGACGTTAATCATTCAAAATGGTGGGACTTGGCATTTGTCGTGGTCATTCTGATAGCTTTCAGAGTTCTGTTCTATGGTATTCTCAAGTTCAAGGAGAGAGCTATGCCAGTGTTTCATAAGCTCTATGCCAagagaactataaaacatctgAAGAAGAGGCCATCTTTCAGGAAAAGTTCACCCTTCCCTTCTAAGAGGCACCAAACTCTACATTCTTTGTCTTCTCAAGAGGGTCTCAACTCTCCCATCCATTAG
- the LOC110617726 gene encoding NAD(H) kinase 1 isoform X1 has product MAPSKLNSTDSCGNGDASFSCSQPDNGLNDSLSLFHSEKAVQELLQQNLIQGTDDHLIEFSEALRTVAKALRRAAEGKASAQAEAAEWKRRYELERERNLRLQRKGYNICEMLRSWWTQTSLCNANALIRLMLPCVVCWEVWKEWNRRVFEENSPEEHNDDFNEERTENSTNQSVLSSHINKKSENCCTNEICSHEILRDGETDSDSKMIQNRMMRKASFKLSWCCKSENSDQHKHDVVSFERGNITTAGRSSRQISLKWGSNPQTVLIMTKPNSTSVQILCADMVRWLKEHKRLNIYVEPRVRGELLTESSYFNFVQTWKDDEEILLLHAKVDIVVTLGGDGTVLWVASMFKGPVPPIVPFSLGSLGFMTPFYSQHYRDSLDSILKGPISITLRHRLQCHVIRDAATDEVETEEPILVLNEVTIDRGISSFLTNLECYCDNSFVTCVQGDGLILSTTSGSTAYSLAAGGSMVHPQVPGILFTPICPHSLSFRPLILPEHVTIRVQVPFNSRSPAWASFDGKDRKQLKPGDVLVCSMAPWPVPTACQVDSTNDFLHSIHEGLHWNLRKTQSFDGPRDQ; this is encoded by the exons ATGGCTCCTAGCAAGCTCAATTCCACT GATTCTTGTGGAAATGGAGATGCAAGTTTTTCCTGCTCACAGCCAGATAATGGACTTAATGATTCACTTTCTCTTTTCCATTCAGAGAAGGCGGTGCAGGAGCTTCTTCAACAGAATCTTATTCAGGGAACTGACGACCATCTCATAGAGTTCTCGGAGGCACTAAGAA CTGTTGCAAAGGCATTAAGACGAGCTGCTGAAGGAAAAGCTTCTGCTCAAGCTGAGGCTGCTGAGTGGAAGCGTAGATACGAACTGGAGAGGGAACGAAACCTGCGGCTGCAGCGTAAAG GCTACAATATATGTGAAATGCTTCGAAGTTGGTGGACTCAGACTTCTCTGTGTAATGCAAATGCACTGATAAGATTAATGCTTCCATGTGTTGTTTGCTGGGAAGTTTGGAAAGAATGGAATAGGAGAGTCTTTGAAG AAAATTCACCTGAGGAGCACAATGATGATTTTAATGAAGAGAGGACAGAGAATTCAACCAATCAATCTGTGCTGAGTAGTCACATAAACAAGAAATCTGAGAATTGTTGTACCAATGAAATTTGCTCTCATGAAATTCTTCGAGATGGAGAGACTGACTCTGATTCCAAGATGATCCAGAATAGGATGATGAGAAAG GCATCTTTTAAGCTTTCATGGTGTTGCAAAAGTGAAAATAGTGATCAGCACAAACATGATGTTGTCTCTTTTGAAAGAGGAAACATAACAACAGCAGGGCGCAGCAGTAGACAG ATCTCTTTGAAGTGGGGATCTAACCCACAGACGGTGCTTATTATGACCAAACCAAATTCAACTTCTGTTCAAATTCTGTGTGCAGATATGGTCAG ATGGTTGAAAGAGCATAAAAGGTTAAACATTTATGTGGAACCACGTGTGAGGGGTGAACTTCTAACAGAATCATCTTACTTCAACTTTGTGCAAACTTGGAAAGATG ACGAGGAAATTTTGCTGCTGCACGCTAAAGTTGACATAGTGGTAACTCTTGGTGGGGATGGTACCGTTCTTTGG GTAGCATCTATGTTCAAAGGACCAGTTCCTCCCATTGTCCCATTTTCCTTAGGTTCCCTTGGCTTTATGACGCCATTTT ATAGTCAACATTACAGAGATTCCCTTGATTCAATTCTTAAGGGTCCAATTAGTATAACATTGCGACACCGGTTGCAATGCCATGTTATTAGAGATGCAGCAACAGATGAGGTTGAAACTGAGGAGCCTATACTGGTCCTAAATGAGGTTACTATTGACCGTGGAATATCATCTTTCCTCACAAACTTGGAATGTTATTGTGACAACTCCTTTGTCACATGTGTGCAAGGTGACGGTTTAATTTTATCAACAACATCTGGTAGCACTGCTTATTCATTGGCAGCTGGAGGATCGATGGTCCATCCACAG GTTCCTGGCATTCTCTTTACACCAATTTGTCCACATTCTTTATCGTTTCGGCCTCTGATATTACCCGAACATGTAACAATACGAGTGCAAGTTCCTTTTAACAGCAGAAGCCCTGCTTGGGCATCGTTTGATGGCAAGGACAGGAAACAGTTAAAACCTGGTGATGTACTCGTTTGCAGCATGGCGCCTTGGCCTGTGCCTACGGCATGCCAAGTGGATTCTACCAATGACTTCTTGCACAGCATCCACGAAGGCCTACATTGGAATCTGAGAAAGACCCAATCTTTTGACGGTCCTCGTGATCAATAA
- the LOC110617726 gene encoding NAD(H) kinase 1 isoform X2 has translation MAPSKLNSTDSCGNGDASFSCSQPDNGLNDSLSLFHSEKAVQELLQQNLIQGTDDHLIEFSEALRTVAKALRRAAEGKASAQAEAAEWKRRYELERERNLRLQRKENSPEEHNDDFNEERTENSTNQSVLSSHINKKSENCCTNEICSHEILRDGETDSDSKMIQNRMMRKASFKLSWCCKSENSDQHKHDVVSFERGNITTAGRSSRQISLKWGSNPQTVLIMTKPNSTSVQILCADMVRWLKEHKRLNIYVEPRVRGELLTESSYFNFVQTWKDDEEILLLHAKVDIVVTLGGDGTVLWVASMFKGPVPPIVPFSLGSLGFMTPFYSQHYRDSLDSILKGPISITLRHRLQCHVIRDAATDEVETEEPILVLNEVTIDRGISSFLTNLECYCDNSFVTCVQGDGLILSTTSGSTAYSLAAGGSMVHPQVPGILFTPICPHSLSFRPLILPEHVTIRVQVPFNSRSPAWASFDGKDRKQLKPGDVLVCSMAPWPVPTACQVDSTNDFLHSIHEGLHWNLRKTQSFDGPRDQ, from the exons ATGGCTCCTAGCAAGCTCAATTCCACT GATTCTTGTGGAAATGGAGATGCAAGTTTTTCCTGCTCACAGCCAGATAATGGACTTAATGATTCACTTTCTCTTTTCCATTCAGAGAAGGCGGTGCAGGAGCTTCTTCAACAGAATCTTATTCAGGGAACTGACGACCATCTCATAGAGTTCTCGGAGGCACTAAGAA CTGTTGCAAAGGCATTAAGACGAGCTGCTGAAGGAAAAGCTTCTGCTCAAGCTGAGGCTGCTGAGTGGAAGCGTAGATACGAACTGGAGAGGGAACGAAACCTGCGGCTGCAGCGTAAAG AAAATTCACCTGAGGAGCACAATGATGATTTTAATGAAGAGAGGACAGAGAATTCAACCAATCAATCTGTGCTGAGTAGTCACATAAACAAGAAATCTGAGAATTGTTGTACCAATGAAATTTGCTCTCATGAAATTCTTCGAGATGGAGAGACTGACTCTGATTCCAAGATGATCCAGAATAGGATGATGAGAAAG GCATCTTTTAAGCTTTCATGGTGTTGCAAAAGTGAAAATAGTGATCAGCACAAACATGATGTTGTCTCTTTTGAAAGAGGAAACATAACAACAGCAGGGCGCAGCAGTAGACAG ATCTCTTTGAAGTGGGGATCTAACCCACAGACGGTGCTTATTATGACCAAACCAAATTCAACTTCTGTTCAAATTCTGTGTGCAGATATGGTCAG ATGGTTGAAAGAGCATAAAAGGTTAAACATTTATGTGGAACCACGTGTGAGGGGTGAACTTCTAACAGAATCATCTTACTTCAACTTTGTGCAAACTTGGAAAGATG ACGAGGAAATTTTGCTGCTGCACGCTAAAGTTGACATAGTGGTAACTCTTGGTGGGGATGGTACCGTTCTTTGG GTAGCATCTATGTTCAAAGGACCAGTTCCTCCCATTGTCCCATTTTCCTTAGGTTCCCTTGGCTTTATGACGCCATTTT ATAGTCAACATTACAGAGATTCCCTTGATTCAATTCTTAAGGGTCCAATTAGTATAACATTGCGACACCGGTTGCAATGCCATGTTATTAGAGATGCAGCAACAGATGAGGTTGAAACTGAGGAGCCTATACTGGTCCTAAATGAGGTTACTATTGACCGTGGAATATCATCTTTCCTCACAAACTTGGAATGTTATTGTGACAACTCCTTTGTCACATGTGTGCAAGGTGACGGTTTAATTTTATCAACAACATCTGGTAGCACTGCTTATTCATTGGCAGCTGGAGGATCGATGGTCCATCCACAG GTTCCTGGCATTCTCTTTACACCAATTTGTCCACATTCTTTATCGTTTCGGCCTCTGATATTACCCGAACATGTAACAATACGAGTGCAAGTTCCTTTTAACAGCAGAAGCCCTGCTTGGGCATCGTTTGATGGCAAGGACAGGAAACAGTTAAAACCTGGTGATGTACTCGTTTGCAGCATGGCGCCTTGGCCTGTGCCTACGGCATGCCAAGTGGATTCTACCAATGACTTCTTGCACAGCATCCACGAAGGCCTACATTGGAATCTGAGAAAGACCCAATCTTTTGACGGTCCTCGTGATCAATAA
- the LOC110617726 gene encoding probable NAD kinase 1 isoform X4, producing MAPSKLNSTDSCGNGDASFSCSQPDNGLNDSLSLFHSEKAVQELLQQNLIQGTDDHLIEFSEALRTVAKALRRAAEGKASAQAEAAEWKRRYELERERNLRLQRKGYNICEMLRSWWTQTSLCNANALIRLMLPCVVCWEVWKEWNRRVFEENSPEEHNDDFNEERTENSTNQSVLSSHINKKSENCCTNEICSHEILRDGETDSDSKMIQNRMMRKASFKLSWCCKSENSDQHKHDVVSFERGNITTAGRSSRQISLKWGSNPQTVLIMTKPNSTSVQILCADMVRWLKEHKRLNIYVEPRVRGELLTESSYFNFVQTWKDDEEILLLHAKVDIVVTLGGDGTVLWVASMFKGPVPPIVPFSLGSLGFMTPFCILRVSYEVPSRKSNWEIAHC from the exons ATGGCTCCTAGCAAGCTCAATTCCACT GATTCTTGTGGAAATGGAGATGCAAGTTTTTCCTGCTCACAGCCAGATAATGGACTTAATGATTCACTTTCTCTTTTCCATTCAGAGAAGGCGGTGCAGGAGCTTCTTCAACAGAATCTTATTCAGGGAACTGACGACCATCTCATAGAGTTCTCGGAGGCACTAAGAA CTGTTGCAAAGGCATTAAGACGAGCTGCTGAAGGAAAAGCTTCTGCTCAAGCTGAGGCTGCTGAGTGGAAGCGTAGATACGAACTGGAGAGGGAACGAAACCTGCGGCTGCAGCGTAAAG GCTACAATATATGTGAAATGCTTCGAAGTTGGTGGACTCAGACTTCTCTGTGTAATGCAAATGCACTGATAAGATTAATGCTTCCATGTGTTGTTTGCTGGGAAGTTTGGAAAGAATGGAATAGGAGAGTCTTTGAAG AAAATTCACCTGAGGAGCACAATGATGATTTTAATGAAGAGAGGACAGAGAATTCAACCAATCAATCTGTGCTGAGTAGTCACATAAACAAGAAATCTGAGAATTGTTGTACCAATGAAATTTGCTCTCATGAAATTCTTCGAGATGGAGAGACTGACTCTGATTCCAAGATGATCCAGAATAGGATGATGAGAAAG GCATCTTTTAAGCTTTCATGGTGTTGCAAAAGTGAAAATAGTGATCAGCACAAACATGATGTTGTCTCTTTTGAAAGAGGAAACATAACAACAGCAGGGCGCAGCAGTAGACAG ATCTCTTTGAAGTGGGGATCTAACCCACAGACGGTGCTTATTATGACCAAACCAAATTCAACTTCTGTTCAAATTCTGTGTGCAGATATGGTCAG ATGGTTGAAAGAGCATAAAAGGTTAAACATTTATGTGGAACCACGTGTGAGGGGTGAACTTCTAACAGAATCATCTTACTTCAACTTTGTGCAAACTTGGAAAGATG ACGAGGAAATTTTGCTGCTGCACGCTAAAGTTGACATAGTGGTAACTCTTGGTGGGGATGGTACCGTTCTTTGG GTAGCATCTATGTTCAAAGGACCAGTTCCTCCCATTGTCCCATTTTCCTTAGGTTCCCTTGGCTTTATGACGCCATTTTGTATCCTTCGTGTTTCTTATGAGGTTCCCTCAAGGAAAAGCAATTGGGAAATTGCCCATTGCTAA
- the LOC110617726 gene encoding NAD(H) kinase 1 isoform X3 translates to MAIPLSGYNICEMLRSWWTQTSLCNANALIRLMLPCVVCWEVWKEWNRRVFEENSPEEHNDDFNEERTENSTNQSVLSSHINKKSENCCTNEICSHEILRDGETDSDSKMIQNRMMRKASFKLSWCCKSENSDQHKHDVVSFERGNITTAGRSSRQISLKWGSNPQTVLIMTKPNSTSVQILCADMVRWLKEHKRLNIYVEPRVRGELLTESSYFNFVQTWKDDEEILLLHAKVDIVVTLGGDGTVLWVASMFKGPVPPIVPFSLGSLGFMTPFYSQHYRDSLDSILKGPISITLRHRLQCHVIRDAATDEVETEEPILVLNEVTIDRGISSFLTNLECYCDNSFVTCVQGDGLILSTTSGSTAYSLAAGGSMVHPQVPGILFTPICPHSLSFRPLILPEHVTIRVQVPFNSRSPAWASFDGKDRKQLKPGDVLVCSMAPWPVPTACQVDSTNDFLHSIHEGLHWNLRKTQSFDGPRDQ, encoded by the exons ATGGCTATTCCACTATCAGGCTACAATATATGTGAAATGCTTCGAAGTTGGTGGACTCAGACTTCTCTGTGTAATGCAAATGCACTGATAAGATTAATGCTTCCATGTGTTGTTTGCTGGGAAGTTTGGAAAGAATGGAATAGGAGAGTCTTTGAAG AAAATTCACCTGAGGAGCACAATGATGATTTTAATGAAGAGAGGACAGAGAATTCAACCAATCAATCTGTGCTGAGTAGTCACATAAACAAGAAATCTGAGAATTGTTGTACCAATGAAATTTGCTCTCATGAAATTCTTCGAGATGGAGAGACTGACTCTGATTCCAAGATGATCCAGAATAGGATGATGAGAAAG GCATCTTTTAAGCTTTCATGGTGTTGCAAAAGTGAAAATAGTGATCAGCACAAACATGATGTTGTCTCTTTTGAAAGAGGAAACATAACAACAGCAGGGCGCAGCAGTAGACAG ATCTCTTTGAAGTGGGGATCTAACCCACAGACGGTGCTTATTATGACCAAACCAAATTCAACTTCTGTTCAAATTCTGTGTGCAGATATGGTCAG ATGGTTGAAAGAGCATAAAAGGTTAAACATTTATGTGGAACCACGTGTGAGGGGTGAACTTCTAACAGAATCATCTTACTTCAACTTTGTGCAAACTTGGAAAGATG ACGAGGAAATTTTGCTGCTGCACGCTAAAGTTGACATAGTGGTAACTCTTGGTGGGGATGGTACCGTTCTTTGG GTAGCATCTATGTTCAAAGGACCAGTTCCTCCCATTGTCCCATTTTCCTTAGGTTCCCTTGGCTTTATGACGCCATTTT ATAGTCAACATTACAGAGATTCCCTTGATTCAATTCTTAAGGGTCCAATTAGTATAACATTGCGACACCGGTTGCAATGCCATGTTATTAGAGATGCAGCAACAGATGAGGTTGAAACTGAGGAGCCTATACTGGTCCTAAATGAGGTTACTATTGACCGTGGAATATCATCTTTCCTCACAAACTTGGAATGTTATTGTGACAACTCCTTTGTCACATGTGTGCAAGGTGACGGTTTAATTTTATCAACAACATCTGGTAGCACTGCTTATTCATTGGCAGCTGGAGGATCGATGGTCCATCCACAG GTTCCTGGCATTCTCTTTACACCAATTTGTCCACATTCTTTATCGTTTCGGCCTCTGATATTACCCGAACATGTAACAATACGAGTGCAAGTTCCTTTTAACAGCAGAAGCCCTGCTTGGGCATCGTTTGATGGCAAGGACAGGAAACAGTTAAAACCTGGTGATGTACTCGTTTGCAGCATGGCGCCTTGGCCTGTGCCTACGGCATGCCAAGTGGATTCTACCAATGACTTCTTGCACAGCATCCACGAAGGCCTACATTGGAATCTGAGAAAGACCCAATCTTTTGACGGTCCTCGTGATCAATAA